In Alkalihalobacillus sp. FSL W8-0930, a single window of DNA contains:
- a CDS encoding restriction endonuclease translates to MERNENISIRNIYHMLSYAYQTLHLSEYKDVGSESFEHVKDLYAEILLIGIPVLIRGGLLKDYVCFEEASNVVKGKIDLNATIKKNALVNKKLIVVYDEFSEDILFNQIIKATLVYLARSSHIHKHTRRAFHGLLPYFSEVSDVELKLSLWSLIQYNRQNIRYQFVLDVCRYLYEELLLDESSTSESMRQVQDEQRLAALYEKFVFAFYKRETSYHVSSPQFRWKVDDEYYDALPIMRTDVVLKKGDQTLIIDTKFYTDNMVARFEGGAAKQKTGNLYQIFSYVMNWERTSENESVGGMLLYAKTNALHQPNHTYSMMGNQISVVSLDLNQEFGGIKEELIGFAVRFFDE, encoded by the coding sequence ATGGAGCGGAATGAGAACATCTCCATTCGTAACATCTATCACATGCTTTCCTACGCCTATCAGACATTACATCTCTCGGAATACAAAGATGTCGGTTCAGAGTCATTTGAGCATGTGAAGGACCTCTATGCGGAGATCTTATTAATTGGTATCCCTGTATTGATCCGTGGAGGCTTGTTAAAGGATTATGTGTGCTTTGAGGAAGCGTCTAATGTGGTGAAGGGTAAGATTGATCTGAACGCAACGATCAAGAAGAATGCGTTAGTGAATAAGAAGCTGATTGTTGTTTACGATGAGTTTTCTGAGGATATTCTCTTTAACCAGATCATCAAAGCAACGTTGGTCTACTTAGCTCGTTCCTCACACATACATAAGCATACAAGGCGAGCTTTTCATGGACTGCTTCCTTATTTCTCTGAAGTGTCCGATGTTGAGCTAAAGCTCTCATTATGGAGCCTGATCCAGTACAACCGACAGAACATTCGTTATCAGTTTGTGCTGGATGTGTGCAGATATCTTTATGAGGAGCTCTTACTAGATGAGAGTTCAACCTCCGAGTCGATGAGGCAGGTCCAGGATGAGCAGAGGCTTGCTGCGTTGTATGAAAAGTTTGTTTTTGCCTTTTATAAGCGAGAAACAAGTTATCACGTCTCAAGTCCACAATTTCGCTGGAAGGTGGATGATGAGTATTATGACGCGTTGCCCATTATGCGTACGGATGTGGTTTTGAAGAAGGGTGACCAAACGTTAATAATTGATACAAAATTCTATACTGATAACATGGTCGCGCGTTTTGAAGGGGGCGCAGCCAAGCAGAAAACAGGCAACCTCTATCAGATCTTTTCCTATGTGATGAACTGGGAGAGAACGTCTGAGAATGAATCAGTAGGCGGCATGCTGTTATATGCAAAGACGAATGCCTTACATCAGCCGAACCATACGTATTCGATGATGGGGAATCAGATTTCTGTGGTATCGCTTGATTTGAATCAGGAGTTTGGTGGAATTAAGGAAGAGTTGATTGGGTTTGCGGTTAGGTTTTTTGATGAGTAA
- a CDS encoding AAA family ATPase, with protein MDELVQNQKQNYKSWVTENLGEKTGMWYSPYLEKLGSLLNQFELATGYKDNFFDYQSYEEFKEVYQQMTEQTDNDIERIVKGKVPRYPKDFGAKRIQFRQKFAEDEFERGVRSKPTNLGGIPDWGVLLRSYLIYLYYNENPNLSYPKKKKADIDGIDDSINYWLISPGEQARLWESFHSENVIAIGWDYLGDLKEYESKERVAAVLTQHRDNGKHPTHDTRAVWDFYHEMQVGDLVYVKAGMNRIVASGVIVGEYQFDEGKNEYKHRRDVDWKQVGQWNLRHNMPQKTVTNINRYPDLIQEIEQVLDDTVVDPKTTEVNEFRNWLTNQVTDTGMSLNEKTITQKINALQDIESYFETTIFGEEDTDQLKQLRDVVIANESYQRYKGVSGSAIDYYIRYIESKPTILENDPYSTEEFLSEVFINDEELKRTISVLENKKNLIMKGAPGVGKTFIAKRLAYVMMEEKDESRVNMVQFHQSYSYEDFIEGFRPKADGDGFELKQGPFVKFARKAARDPERDYFFIIDEINRGNMSKIFGELMMLIETDKRGEQVNLLYSNEKFSVPPNLYIIGMMNTADRSLALLDYALRRRFSFIEMKPAFENETFQSYVNELDDPMGLLRVIGEVKLLNQQIVSELGIGFQIGHSYFVGDAYKVNPLSRVEEVIEFEIIPQLLEYWFDDEQKANDWAKRLRDSIHGAE; from the coding sequence ATGGACGAACTCGTTCAAAATCAAAAACAAAACTACAAATCCTGGGTCACCGAAAACCTAGGTGAGAAAACCGGAATGTGGTATTCTCCTTATCTAGAAAAGCTGGGTTCCTTACTCAATCAATTTGAACTCGCAACTGGATACAAGGATAACTTCTTTGACTACCAATCTTATGAAGAGTTCAAAGAAGTCTATCAACAAATGACTGAACAAACAGACAATGATATTGAGCGTATTGTGAAAGGGAAAGTGCCTCGTTATCCTAAAGACTTTGGTGCAAAGCGTATTCAGTTTAGACAGAAATTTGCTGAGGATGAATTTGAACGTGGTGTAAGAAGCAAGCCTACGAATCTAGGAGGCATTCCTGATTGGGGCGTATTGTTACGATCGTACTTGATTTACTTATATTATAATGAAAATCCTAATTTAAGCTACCCGAAAAAGAAAAAGGCGGACATTGATGGCATTGATGACAGTATTAATTATTGGTTGATCTCTCCGGGAGAACAGGCAAGGCTTTGGGAGTCCTTTCACTCTGAGAATGTGATTGCGATTGGTTGGGATTATCTTGGTGATCTCAAAGAGTACGAGAGTAAGGAACGGGTTGCAGCGGTTCTCACGCAGCATCGTGACAATGGGAAACACCCGACTCATGATACAAGAGCGGTTTGGGACTTTTACCATGAGATGCAGGTAGGCGATCTTGTTTATGTGAAAGCGGGTATGAACCGAATTGTTGCTAGTGGTGTGATTGTTGGTGAGTATCAGTTTGATGAAGGAAAAAATGAATACAAGCACCGTAGAGACGTAGACTGGAAGCAAGTCGGTCAATGGAATCTGCGTCATAATATGCCTCAGAAAACAGTGACCAACATTAATAGATACCCAGATTTGATTCAAGAGATAGAACAGGTGCTTGATGATACAGTGGTTGATCCAAAAACGACTGAAGTGAATGAGTTCCGGAATTGGTTAACGAATCAAGTGACTGATACTGGAATGAGCTTAAATGAAAAGACGATCACACAGAAAATCAATGCTCTCCAAGACATTGAATCTTATTTTGAAACGACTATTTTTGGTGAAGAGGATACGGACCAGCTAAAGCAATTAAGAGATGTTGTGATTGCCAATGAATCGTATCAACGCTATAAAGGGGTTTCTGGAAGTGCGATTGATTACTATATTCGTTACATTGAATCAAAGCCTACGATACTCGAGAACGATCCTTATTCGACCGAGGAATTCCTTTCAGAGGTTTTTATTAATGATGAGGAATTAAAACGAACGATCTCTGTACTTGAGAATAAAAAGAACCTGATCATGAAGGGTGCTCCAGGAGTCGGGAAAACCTTTATCGCCAAGCGTCTAGCTTACGTGATGATGGAAGAAAAGGATGAGAGCCGAGTTAATATGGTTCAATTCCACCAAAGCTACAGCTATGAAGATTTTATCGAAGGCTTCCGTCCAAAAGCAGATGGAGATGGTTTTGAGCTGAAACAAGGTCCATTTGTGAAGTTTGCAAGGAAGGCTGCACGTGATCCTGAGCGTGATTATTTCTTTATCATTGATGAGATTAACCGTGGAAATATGAGTAAGATCTTTGGCGAGTTAATGATGCTAATTGAAACAGATAAGCGAGGCGAGCAGGTGAATCTTCTGTATTCAAACGAGAAGTTCTCCGTTCCACCTAACTTATATATCATTGGGATGATGAATACAGCGGATCGAAGCTTGGCTTTGCTTGATTATGCACTCAGAAGACGTTTTTCCTTTATTGAAATGAAGCCGGCCTTTGAGAACGAGACATTCCAATCGTATGTGAATGAATTGGATGATCCGATGGGGCTGTTGCGCGTGATTGGGGAAGTGAAGCTTTTAAATCAACAGATCGTGAGTGAACTCGGGATAGGCTTCCAGATTGGGCATAGTTACTTTGTGGGGGATGCGTATAAGGTGAATCCTTTGAGTCGTGTGGAGGAAGTCATTGAGTTTGAGATTATTCCTCAGCTTCTGGAGTATTGGTTTGATGATGAGCAGAAGGCAAATGATTGGGCCAAGCGATTGAGAGATTCGATACATGGAGCGGAATGA
- a CDS encoding DEAD/DEAH box helicase family protein, which produces MNEAETRAELIDPKLRESGWGVVEGSKVLREFHITTGKIQAGGRAKPMIADYILVYKGIKLAVIEAKSNELEIGEGVAQAKNYALKLKLDYTYSSNGREIYEMCLKYGTEGLVDSFPTPDELWNRVFSDQNEWRDKFNAVPFEDFGGTKKPRFYQEIAVNKTVSAIAKEKPRILLTLATGTGKTFIAFQIAWKLFHARWNIKRDGSRRPRILFLADRNILADQAFNSFSAFSEDALVRINPKEIAKKGKVPTNGNIFFTIFQTFMSGKDNKLYFGDYPPDYFDFIIIDECHRGGANNESSWRDILEYFHPAVQLGLTATPKRKHNADTYEYFGKPIYEYSLKEGINDGFLTPFKVKRIKTTIDDYMYVSDDDVIEGEVEEGKLYAEEDFNKIIEIKEREAIRIKIFLSEINQKEKTIIFCASQPHAALVRDLINQYSNSKDPLYCVRVTAEDSALGELYLRDFQDNEKTIPTILTTSKKLSTGVDARNVRNIVLMRPIKQMIEFKQIVGRGTRLYEGKEFFTIYDFVDAYQNFNDPEWDGPPLEPEPKEPKGPRNPGDPRNPDDPGNPGDPDDPREPKKKIKIKLRDGKEREIQHTVATSFWSADGKPITAEEFIENLYGTLPDFFKSEEELRDIWSNPMTRKALMEKLANTGYGKDELSALQSLINADNSDLFDVLEFVSYAIKPISRKERVAKAKLSIFKDLDDKEQEFLDFVLSKYVETGYEELDQEKLPRLLELKYHSITDAVEVLGGVSKIQETFTSFQKALYQQEAS; this is translated from the coding sequence ATGAATGAGGCAGAAACAAGAGCTGAGCTTATCGATCCGAAGCTAAGAGAAAGTGGCTGGGGAGTAGTTGAAGGTTCAAAAGTATTAAGAGAATTTCATATTACAACTGGAAAAATTCAGGCTGGAGGTCGTGCTAAACCGATGATAGCTGACTATATTCTTGTTTATAAAGGAATAAAGTTAGCAGTTATAGAGGCAAAAAGTAACGAATTAGAAATAGGAGAAGGAGTCGCTCAAGCAAAAAATTATGCCTTGAAGTTAAAGTTAGATTACACATATTCAAGTAATGGAAGAGAAATTTACGAGATGTGTCTTAAATACGGAACTGAGGGTTTAGTTGATTCTTTTCCTACTCCTGATGAACTTTGGAATAGGGTTTTCTCCGATCAAAATGAATGGAGAGATAAGTTTAATGCTGTACCTTTTGAAGACTTTGGGGGTACAAAAAAACCTAGATTTTATCAAGAAATAGCAGTTAATAAAACTGTTTCAGCTATAGCAAAAGAAAAGCCAAGAATCTTACTCACCCTAGCTACAGGCACAGGAAAAACTTTTATAGCCTTTCAAATTGCATGGAAACTCTTTCATGCACGTTGGAATATTAAACGTGACGGGTCGCGTAGGCCACGCATCTTGTTTTTAGCTGATAGGAATATTTTAGCCGACCAAGCATTTAATTCATTCTCCGCTTTTTCAGAGGATGCTTTGGTTCGTATCAATCCTAAAGAAATTGCGAAAAAAGGAAAAGTTCCCACAAATGGAAATATTTTCTTTACGATTTTTCAGACTTTTATGAGTGGGAAGGATAACAAGCTATACTTTGGTGACTATCCTCCCGACTACTTTGATTTTATTATTATTGATGAGTGTCACCGTGGTGGAGCAAACAATGAAAGTAGTTGGCGAGATATTTTAGAATATTTCCATCCAGCTGTTCAATTAGGATTAACTGCAACGCCTAAGAGAAAACATAATGCTGACACTTATGAATACTTTGGCAAACCAATTTATGAATATTCTTTAAAAGAAGGTATTAATGATGGTTTCTTAACCCCTTTTAAAGTAAAACGTATCAAAACTACAATCGATGATTATATGTATGTTTCGGATGATGATGTTATAGAAGGGGAAGTTGAAGAAGGTAAGTTATACGCCGAAGAAGATTTTAATAAAATCATTGAAATTAAAGAACGAGAAGCAATACGTATAAAAATTTTCCTTTCGGAAATAAATCAAAAGGAGAAAACTATTATTTTTTGTGCATCACAGCCTCATGCAGCTCTCGTTCGGGATTTAATTAATCAATATAGTAACAGTAAAGATCCTTTGTACTGTGTTCGAGTAACGGCAGAGGACTCAGCTTTAGGAGAACTTTATCTTAGAGACTTTCAGGACAATGAGAAAACTATTCCAACCATATTAACTACTTCGAAGAAACTTTCTACGGGAGTAGATGCTAGAAATGTTCGAAATATTGTTTTAATGCGACCGATAAAACAGATGATTGAATTTAAACAAATTGTTGGTCGAGGAACGAGACTATACGAAGGAAAAGAATTTTTTACGATTTATGACTTTGTTGATGCTTATCAAAATTTTAATGACCCTGAATGGGATGGTCCTCCTTTAGAGCCAGAACCGAAAGAGCCAAAAGGTCCTAGAAATCCTGGTGATCCAAGAAATCCAGACGATCCTGGTAATCCGGGAGATCCGGATGACCCCAGAGAACCTAAGAAAAAAATAAAGATAAAACTAAGAGATGGAAAAGAACGAGAGATCCAACATACGGTTGCTACTAGTTTTTGGAGCGCTGATGGGAAGCCAATTACTGCCGAGGAGTTCATAGAAAACTTGTATGGAACGTTACCGGACTTTTTCAAAAGCGAAGAAGAACTGCGTGATATATGGTCAAACCCGATGACACGAAAGGCTTTAATGGAGAAACTTGCTAATACAGGGTATGGAAAAGATGAATTGTCTGCATTACAAAGTTTGATAAATGCTGATAACAGTGATTTGTTCGATGTACTTGAATTTGTATCGTATGCTATTAAACCAATTTCAAGAAAAGAACGTGTTGCTAAAGCCAAGTTGAGTATCTTTAAGGATCTAGATGATAAAGAACAAGAATTTCTAGATTTTGTGCTTTCTAAGTACGTTGAAACTGGCTATGAAGAGCTTGATCAAGAAAAGTTACCACGATTACTGGAACTTAAATACCATTCAATTACTGATGCGGTGGAAGTTCTTGGAGGTGTTAGCAAGATCCAAGAAACATTTACTTCTTTTCAAAAAGCTTTGTATCAACAAGAGGCATCTTAA
- a CDS encoding restriction endonuclease subunit S, translating to MKQGWEVKKLVEVCQIRPPKKEAKDRLSDEELVSFVPMENLERLSKNFIAKNERALKEVYKGYTFFREEDVLLAKITPCFENGKLGIARNLKNGIGFGSSEYIVLRTKGEIIPDYLFYFLSKEEFRLNGQKVMTGAVGHKRVPLDFVENTEIPFPKTHLEQQRVVELIDEAFESIEKAKENTEKKLQNARELFESYLQGVFANPPQDWEEKRLGEITSKIGSGATPKGGKASYKEQGISLIRSQNVYDDGFRELNLAFIDEMQAKKLNNVEIFKDDVLLNITGASIARCCVVPEEILPARVNQHVSILRPIVDIIQSSFLQYSLISKPNKEKLLNIARSGGSTREALTKDDLFAFSIFIPQTISEQESIVEKLDTLAEETKKLEEIYIKKLANLDKLKKSILQKAFNGEL from the coding sequence ATGAAGCAAGGTTGGGAAGTAAAAAAACTAGTAGAAGTTTGTCAAATAAGACCTCCTAAAAAAGAAGCAAAAGATCGGTTAAGTGATGAAGAGCTAGTGTCTTTTGTCCCTATGGAGAACCTGGAAAGACTTTCAAAAAACTTCATTGCCAAAAATGAAAGAGCATTAAAAGAAGTTTATAAAGGTTATACTTTTTTTCGTGAAGAAGATGTGCTTCTAGCTAAAATCACTCCTTGCTTTGAAAATGGGAAGCTAGGAATTGCGCGGAATTTAAAAAATGGTATAGGTTTTGGATCGAGTGAGTATATTGTTTTACGAACAAAAGGAGAAATAATACCTGATTATTTATTTTATTTCTTATCAAAAGAAGAATTTAGGCTAAATGGTCAAAAAGTCATGACCGGGGCTGTGGGCCACAAAAGAGTACCTCTAGACTTTGTAGAAAATACAGAAATCCCATTTCCTAAAACTCATTTGGAACAACAGCGCGTAGTAGAACTTATAGACGAAGCTTTCGAATCTATAGAAAAAGCAAAAGAAAATACTGAGAAAAAACTACAAAATGCTAGAGAGCTTTTTGAATCATATCTGCAAGGTGTATTTGCTAATCCACCTCAAGATTGGGAAGAAAAAAGGTTGGGGGAAATTACAAGTAAAATTGGAAGTGGAGCAACTCCAAAGGGCGGAAAGGCCTCTTACAAAGAACAGGGGATCTCTCTAATAAGAAGTCAGAATGTTTATGATGATGGCTTCAGGGAATTGAATCTTGCTTTCATTGATGAAATGCAAGCAAAAAAATTAAATAATGTAGAAATATTTAAAGATGATGTTCTGCTTAATATTACAGGTGCGTCTATTGCAAGATGCTGTGTTGTACCAGAAGAGATATTACCAGCTAGAGTTAATCAGCATGTAAGTATACTTCGTCCGATTGTTGATATAATTCAATCATCTTTTTTACAATACTCCTTAATATCGAAGCCGAATAAAGAAAAACTTTTAAATATAGCTAGATCAGGTGGTTCAACTAGAGAAGCTTTAACCAAAGATGATTTATTCGCATTTTCAATATTTATTCCTCAAACAATAAGCGAACAAGAAAGTATTGTTGAAAAACTAGATACATTAGCAGAAGAAACAAAGAAACTCGAAGAAATATATATAAAGAAATTAGCTAACTTAGACAAACTGAAGAAATCAATTTTACAAAAAGCATTTAACGGTGAACTCTAA
- a CDS encoding N-6 DNA methylase gives MFEQTFKNIDDVLWKDAGCGSEIDYIEQTSWILFLKYLDDLERDKKTMAELSAHSFKEIIKPDFKWDVWAAPKDENGNLDHHKAMTGDDLREFVNGKLFPYLKKFKLEATDADTIEYKIGEIFSELNNKIQSGYNLREVINYVDELRFSSHVEKHEMSHLYEDKIKNMGNAGRNGGEYYTPRPLIKTIVNVVAPTIGDRIYDGAAGSSGFLVEAFEYLKTSKNLSTNEMEILQKKTFYGKEKKSLAYIIGIMNMILHGIEAPNIVHTNTLTENLSDIQEKDRYDIILANPPFGGKERAEVQQNFPIKTGETAFLFLQHFIKILKGGGRTGIVIKNTFLSNSDNASINLRKQLLESCNLHTVLDLPAKTFLGAGVHTVVLFFEKGKPTQNIWYYQLNLDRNLGKTNPLNENDLAEFIELQKTKADSINSWKINITDVDTTTYDLSVRNPNKKDEVALRDPEEILDDIVALDEESAAIFETIRGLL, from the coding sequence GTGTTTGAACAGACTTTTAAAAATATAGATGATGTACTTTGGAAAGATGCAGGTTGTGGTAGTGAGATAGATTACATAGAGCAAACTTCATGGATTCTTTTTCTTAAGTATTTAGACGATCTCGAAAGAGATAAAAAAACAATGGCTGAACTATCTGCTCATTCATTTAAGGAAATTATTAAGCCTGATTTCAAATGGGACGTTTGGGCGGCTCCGAAAGATGAAAATGGTAATTTAGATCATCATAAGGCTATGACTGGAGATGACCTTAGAGAATTTGTAAATGGAAAGTTATTTCCTTATCTTAAAAAGTTCAAATTAGAAGCTACAGATGCTGATACTATTGAATATAAAATAGGTGAGATATTTTCTGAACTTAACAATAAAATTCAAAGTGGCTACAATCTTAGGGAAGTCATCAACTATGTAGACGAATTAAGATTTAGTTCACATGTAGAAAAGCATGAGATGTCACATTTATATGAAGACAAGATAAAGAACATGGGAAATGCTGGTCGTAATGGAGGAGAATATTATACACCGCGACCTCTTATCAAGACCATTGTAAATGTTGTAGCCCCAACGATTGGGGACAGGATTTACGATGGGGCAGCTGGATCTTCCGGATTCTTAGTAGAAGCCTTTGAATATTTAAAAACAAGTAAAAACTTAAGCACGAATGAAATGGAGATCCTTCAGAAAAAAACATTTTATGGTAAAGAAAAGAAGTCTTTAGCGTATATAATTGGAATTATGAATATGATTCTCCATGGCATTGAGGCTCCGAATATTGTTCATACTAATACATTGACTGAAAATTTATCTGATATTCAAGAAAAAGACAGATACGATATTATACTAGCTAATCCTCCATTTGGAGGCAAAGAACGTGCCGAAGTTCAACAGAACTTCCCTATAAAGACAGGGGAGACTGCTTTTCTATTCTTGCAGCATTTTATCAAAATTCTTAAAGGTGGAGGACGTACAGGGATAGTAATTAAAAATACTTTTTTATCTAATTCTGATAATGCTTCCATAAATCTTCGTAAGCAACTTTTAGAAAGCTGTAACTTACATACAGTATTAGATTTACCAGCAAAAACTTTTTTAGGCGCTGGAGTACACACTGTAGTGTTATTTTTTGAAAAGGGAAAGCCAACACAGAATATTTGGTATTACCAGTTGAATTTAGATAGAAACTTGGGTAAAACCAATCCGCTAAATGAAAATGATTTAGCAGAGTTTATTGAATTACAGAAAACTAAAGCTGATTCTATAAATTCATGGAAGATAAATATTACGGATGTAGATACTACTACTTATGATTTATCCGTAAGAAATCCAAATAAAAAAGATGAAGTAGCCTTGCGTGATCCTGAAGAAATATTAGATGACATAGTAGCCCTTGATGAAGAAAGTGCTGCAATTTTTGAAACTATCAGGGGGCTACTATGA
- a CDS encoding Eco57I restriction-modification methylase domain-containing protein gives MNVLNRMINEQSMTTSKQGSNKENKEKFAQYFTPLEVANYMASFFNATKKKKIKMLDPGAGTGNLTLAFINKIVNWKTKPKSVHVDLLEIDTKFVKQLKETLEECKAICIENKIELTFNIINSDFIKDAQEKLKKEELYEYIIMNPPYRKLEAYNEHDLLLKQMNITVPNYYAAFLSLGKALLVKNGQMVSITPRSFCNGSYFKNFRFNLLETCSLNNLHLFEKRTDIFYDDVLQETVIMKVVKEGKQAKVDLSTSIDNKLSNILVSEKKYEEIVFPTDKLKVIRIIPEVDKEIENRMKSLNFGLEDLGLNISTGPVVDFRNRDALRSERVENSFHMVYSHNIRHMNIEFNVTNNKPGYIVSTNKCANYLRVSGLYVLVNRMSSKEEPSRIKAAIFDGRKYPGEKVGFDNKISYFHMKKNEISDVNLATGLWIYLNSDFVDFYFRTFSGNTQINATDLKENLKYPSKDQLKIIGRMYRSGHLSDCTFDDLLDIYVFHN, from the coding sequence TTGAATGTACTCAATAGAATGATTAATGAACAATCAATGACAACCTCTAAACAAGGTTCGAATAAAGAAAATAAAGAGAAGTTTGCTCAGTATTTTACACCATTAGAAGTAGCTAATTATATGGCAAGTTTCTTTAACGCAACAAAAAAGAAAAAAATAAAGATGTTAGATCCAGGAGCAGGTACAGGGAATTTAACCCTAGCATTTATAAATAAAATAGTAAATTGGAAAACAAAACCCAAAAGTGTTCATGTAGATCTACTTGAGATAGATACCAAGTTTGTAAAACAATTAAAAGAAACTCTTGAAGAATGTAAAGCCATTTGTATCGAAAACAAGATTGAACTCACCTTCAATATAATAAATAGTGATTTTATAAAGGATGCCCAAGAAAAGTTAAAAAAAGAAGAACTTTACGAATATATTATTATGAATCCACCGTATAGAAAGTTGGAAGCTTATAATGAACACGATTTGCTTTTAAAGCAGATGAACATTACTGTCCCAAATTACTATGCTGCTTTTTTATCATTAGGAAAGGCTTTGTTAGTTAAGAATGGACAAATGGTTTCAATAACACCCAGAAGTTTTTGTAATGGTTCTTATTTTAAAAACTTCAGGTTCAATTTATTAGAAACTTGTTCTTTGAATAACCTTCATTTATTTGAAAAAAGAACTGATATTTTTTATGATGACGTGTTACAAGAAACAGTAATAATGAAAGTAGTCAAAGAGGGCAAACAGGCGAAAGTTGATTTATCAACATCAATCGATAATAAATTATCAAATATACTTGTTTCAGAAAAAAAATACGAAGAAATTGTCTTTCCAACAGACAAACTAAAAGTAATAAGAATAATTCCAGAAGTCGATAAGGAAATAGAAAATAGAATGAAGAGTCTAAATTTCGGATTAGAGGATCTAGGATTAAATATTTCAACAGGTCCTGTAGTAGATTTTCGAAATCGCGATGCTTTGCGAAGTGAGAGAGTAGAAAATAGTTTCCACATGGTGTATTCCCATAATATTAGACATATGAATATTGAGTTTAATGTTACAAACAATAAGCCGGGCTATATAGTAAGTACTAACAAATGTGCAAATTATTTAAGGGTTTCAGGTCTATATGTTCTTGTAAATAGAATGAGTTCTAAAGAAGAACCTAGCAGAATAAAAGCTGCAATTTTTGATGGCAGAAAATATCCTGGCGAGAAAGTTGGTTTTGATAATAAAATTAGTTACTTTCATATGAAAAAAAATGAAATAAGTGATGTTAATTTAGCTACGGGCTTATGGATTTACTTGAATTCAGATTTTGTTGATTTCTATTTTAGAACTTTTAGTGGAAATACTCAGATTAATGCTACTGATTTAAAGGAAAATTTGAAATATCCTAGTAAAGATCAGTTAAAAATAATAGGTAGAATGTATAGGTCAGGGCATCTCAGTGATTGTACATTTGATGATCTGCTAGATATATATGTATTTCATAATTAA
- a CDS encoding MAE_28990/MAE_18760 family HEPN-like nuclease, with protein MRRNNLKELEALEDAIEFDLSWRKRELLQLKLAIKRNNTSLSKSTLIRSGISLLCAHWEGFIRSAANNYVLHIIDNRCKINELKNNFVAYFLREIFPKLEETNKISVYTSVLDYIDKTSTKKFNLEYVDEPFKRIVNTESNLSYKLFKEILISLNLDHSRYTLRDKYIDREMLKQRHEIVHGEDYRRIDYNYDELYNEVMWIMNDFRDQIIGAAEEKRHIN; from the coding sequence ATGAGACGGAACAATCTTAAAGAACTAGAAGCTTTAGAGGATGCTATTGAGTTTGATCTTAGTTGGAGAAAGAGAGAATTACTTCAGTTAAAACTCGCTATTAAGAGAAATAACACTTCATTGAGTAAAAGTACTCTAATTCGAAGTGGTATTTCCCTATTGTGTGCTCATTGGGAAGGTTTTATTCGTTCAGCTGCAAATAATTATGTTTTACATATTATAGATAATAGATGTAAAATTAATGAATTGAAAAATAATTTTGTAGCTTATTTTTTAAGAGAAATTTTCCCTAAATTGGAGGAGACGAATAAAATTTCGGTATATACTAGTGTTTTGGATTACATAGACAAAACATCAACAAAAAAGTTTAATCTAGAATACGTTGATGAACCCTTCAAAAGAATTGTAAATACCGAATCCAACTTAAGTTATAAATTATTTAAAGAAATTTTAATTAGTCTTAATCTGGACCATTCAAGATATACACTTCGAGATAAGTATATAGATCGTGAGATGTTAAAGCAAAGACATGAAATAGTTCACGGTGAAGATTATAGGAGAATAGACTATAATTATGATGAACTCTATAATGAGGTAATGTGGATAATGAATGATTTTAGGGATCAAATCATTGGTGCAGCTGAAGAAAAAAGACACATTAATTAA